Below is a window of Fervidobacterium thailandense DNA.
TATGAGAAAAAGGAAAAGTGCGTGTGCGAACTTTTGGCAGAGACAGGCGTTAGTCAGTCAAATTTGTCACAGCATTTGAGTATTCTCAAATTGGCTGGTTTAGTTAAGGATAGGCGGCAGGGGAATATGGTTTTTTATTCTCTTGCTTCCAACGATCTTGTGAAACGGTTGCTTGATGTTCTGAAACCCGAATTTGTGTTAACGGAGGAGTGAGAATGAAAGAGTTGGTATTAATTGTATCTTTATTTTTGATCTTCTATCTTGTTCCCTTCGACAATCCTGCGGTGAATGAGAGCATTTTGAATGGTCTTAAGATGCTGAACGAGTATGCTCGAGAACACGTGTTACTCTGCCTGGTTCCCGCTTTCTTTATTGCTGGTACGATTTCCGCTCTCTTGAAAAAGGAAACTATTTTAAAGTTGTTGAGTGCGAGGACAAAACGGTATATCTCGTACCCTGTTGCCGCCACCGGTGGAGCTGTTCTTGCGGTGTGTTCTTGCACGATTCTTCCTTTGTTCGGTGGCATCTACAAAAAGGGAGCTGGTATAGGACCGGCAACAACGTTTCTTTTCGCAGGTCCGGCAATCAATATTAGTGCTGTTTTTCTAACAGCTCGTGTCCTTGGATGGGATCTTGGATTGGCGAGACTCATCGCGACGTTGACTACGGCTATTCTCATCGGACTTGTCATGGAAGTAATTTTTCAGGAACGTGGGACGGGGGACATTGTTAACTCTTCTGATCAATCCTCTCCGGATGACCTGCGAACGTGGATTTTCTTCTTCCTCCAGTTAACATTTCTGGTTTTCTCAACGCTCAAAGTGAGCAAAGCTTTGAAGATTTGGTTATTAGTTACTACAGGTTCTATTATCCTCTACATGGCTTTATTCATGCTCAAACGGGATGAAAGAGCACATTGGCTTTCGGAAACATTGGATTTTGCTAAGAGGATCCTGCCTTATCTATTCTTAGGTGTCTTCATCGCCGGGATACTGACGAAGGTGGTTTCCGAAAGGTTAATTACATTGGTGCTTGGACGAAATGATTTCTTCTCCAGCCTTCTGGCATCCATCATTGGGGCCTTCACTTATTTTGCTACACTAACGGAGGTTCCGATAGTCCAGGCGCTTCAGCAATTAGGTATGGCGAAGGGGCCAACGTTGGCGTTGTTGATGGCTGGTAATTCTATCAGTTTGCCGAGTATGATTGTGATAACAAAGCTAATTGGCAAGCGCAGGGCTTTTGTGTACTTTGGGTTGGTGGTATTTTTCTCAGCTATCTCGGGATTTGTTTACGGATTGATGGGATGATCAATTCTTTATACATAACTACATAACAAGGGAGGCTTAATGAAATGATCGAGAAGGTTGAAGTTTTTGGGAGAGGTTGTCCGAAGTGCAAACAGACGGTGAAGATACTGGAAATGGCGATAAGCGAACTGGGACTGAATGTGCAGGTGGAAAAGGTGGAAGACCTCACCGAGATTGTAAACCGAGGTATTGTATCGACTCCCGCAGTAGCGATTAACGGAAAGGTCGTCATTTCTGGCAGGATCCCAACGCTGGAAGAGGTAAAGGAGCTACTCAGTAAGGAAGCGTAAGTTCAGCTGATAGACCACTGTGTAAAAACCGGCCCATCGAGGGCCGGTTTTCACTTTTTGTGCTTATTGTATTCTTCAATACCCTTGCCAAGAATCCTCACAGCATCGGCCAATTTATCCGCTTCCAAAACGTAAGCTATTCGGATTTCGCTCAGTCCAGCTCCGGGTGTTGCGTAGAATCCACTCAGTGGCGAGACCATCGTGGTTTTTCCATCGACGTTGAATTCCTTAAGCATCCAGATTATAAATTCCTCGGCGTTATCGACTGGTAATTTTGCTGCAAGGTAGAATGCACCTTCCGGTTTGTGGACTACGACACCGGGTATGTCTTTCATCGCTTCGTATGTAGCATCCCTTCTTCTCTGGTACTCGTCTCGTACTTCGTTTGTGTAACTCTCATCCAACGTGAGCAAACCGATGGCACCAAACTGTGTTGTCTCGGCCGGACAGAGTCTTGCCTGTGCAAATTTGAGAGCGTTCTTGTAAAATTCTTTGTTCTTTGTTACGAACGTTCCAATTCGAGCACCGCATGCACTGTAGCGTTTTGAGATGCTATCAACCATTATTAGCTGGTCTTCGATGCCTTCAAAGTAAAATGCCGAAACGTGTTTACGACCGTCGAAAGTGAATTCTCTGTAAACCTCATCCGAAATTATAACTAAGTTGTGTTTCTTTGCGAAATCAACGATTTGTTTCATCTCCTCGTAAGTGTACACCGTTCCAGTTGGGTTAGATGGGTTGGAGAAGAGGATCGCTTTGGTCCGTGGTGAGACTACTTTTTCAAATTCTTCCATAGGGGGCAACCTGTATCCGTCTTCTGGGTGAGCGGTTACTGGAACAAGTTTAACGTTAAGATACGCAGCAAATCCCATGTAGTTAGCGTAGAATGGCTCTATAGTGATCACTTCATCGCCGGGATCGCATACGACACCAAGTGCAAACATTATGGCCTCGCTACCGCCGTTGGTTATCATGATTTCGTCCGGTGTAACGTGTATGTTGTGCCTTTTGTAATACTGGGCAAACGCTTCCCTAAGCTCTAGCAACCCTTGGGAATGCGTGTACGCGACGACTTCGGGTTTGTATTTCTCTATATACTCGTACCATACTTTCGGGGTCTTTATATCCGGTTGACCTATGTTGAGATAGTAAATGTGTATTCCCCTTTTCCTTGCCTCATCCGCGTAGGGAACCAAACGTCTAATCGGACTTGCCGGTGTTTCAAGCGCCCTTTTGGAAATCATTTAGAATGCCTCCCTCTTGATTTTCGAAAAGGAAATTTTATTCTCGAACGTACACTTCGGCTGTCTCGATAACCTCCGGAAGATCGAGGCTGGATTCGGTGAGGACTTCAACATAAGCATAATGCTCGTCGTAGGAAATATCAAGTATGTTAACCCCCATATATGCCAGCTGCTGCATCTTTTTGCCGTACGAAGGGAAATCAATCTTGAGTTTTTGCTTGTATGCTCGCTTTTTCACAATTATCTGACCAAGTTCTTTAGCATAACGAACTACTTCTTCCACACTCCGCGAATACGCTTCTATTAGCCCTCTGATGCCGAGTTTGACACCACCGAAGTATCGCGTGACAACGACGGCCACATTCAAAAGGCCCTCTCTTCTAAGTACGTTCAACATAGGGACACCGGCCGTCCCGGAAGGTTCCCCCGCGTCTGACGAGAATTCGACGATACCGTTAACGGTTAGGATCCTGTAAGCTGGACAGTTATGTGTTGCGTCTTTGTATTTCTTACTTATCTCGGAAATGAATGTTCGAGCATCTTCGTCGGTTTCAGCATAGCTCAAGGTTGCGATGAATTCGGATCTCTCAATCTTAATCGTTCGTTCTACTCTACCCTCGATAGTTTTGAATCTTTCAACGTCCATTTGGCTTGCATGTACACCTGCCCAGAATCAAGGTCGTAGAACTTTGCCGCAAACGTTTCATTTTCTATTTCTATGACCAACACGCTGCGGGGAGTATCACCTTTTGGTAGTGACGGGCTGCCTGGGTTCATGACAACTTTACCGTCTATTTCTTCAATTTTCGCAACGTGGGTGTGTCCGTGGAATAGGAAGTGAACATTTTTGTCACTTAAAAAGTCTTTGATATCGTTTTCTTCAAAGATTTCTCCGTGCGTCATGAGCACTGCGAAGTCTCCAAAGTACTCCATCGAAACCTTTGGAACTTCCGGTAATTCAAGAACTTTCAAATCAACGTCCGCGTCGCAATTTCCTCTGATATAGTTTATGCTATGTTTTTTCAACTCTTCCGCAAGGTCCTTCGGACTGTACTTTTCGGGAAATGGGTTTCTCGGCCCGTGATAGAAGACATCTCCGAGATGAAATATCGCATCAAATTCTTTGAGGTTAAAAAGTTTACTAATATCCTCCCACGCTTTGACCGAGCCGTGGGTATCACTGATAACGAGAAATTTCATACGTTTCTTGCCCTCCCTAAGCTTAAAGAATTGTTGAAAAAAGCTGATGTGGTTTTTGAAATTAGCCTATGTGTCCCAAACGCCTGCCACCTATGACGTGAAAATGTATGTGTGGAATCTCCTGTCCAGCATCCTTTCCGTTATTCTGAACGATTCTGAAGCTCTCAAGTCCTTGTTCCTTTGTCACTTTCTTTATAACTTCAAATAGTCGCCAAAGTTTCTGCGAATCTTCGACTTGTAACTCGGTTACGGTTGGAACGTGTTTCTTGTATATGACTAGAAGATGCACAGGTGCTACGGGGCGTATGTCTTTGATAACGATGAAGTCTTCATCTTCGTGCACTTTTTCGGAAGGTATCTGTCCATCGATAATCTTGCAAAATACACAGTCGGCCATGTTACACCCCTCCTTGAACGTAACTTTTTCGTTGTTCTTAGCTTTTTCTTATGTCCTATTTCACATTATACAATCGTCCATTGGTTTGTACTGTTTTGCCGGCTTTTGTACGAAAGATGTAACC
It encodes the following:
- a CDS encoding ArsR/SmtB family transcription factor — translated: MMKLDVERLEKVSELLKILAHPVRLQILFSLGYEKKEKCVCELLAETGVSQSNLSQHLSILKLAGLVKDRRQGNMVFYSLASNDLVKRLLDVLKPEFVLTEE
- a CDS encoding permease; this encodes MKELVLIVSLFLIFYLVPFDNPAVNESILNGLKMLNEYAREHVLLCLVPAFFIAGTISALLKKETILKLLSARTKRYISYPVAATGGAVLAVCSCTILPLFGGIYKKGAGIGPATTFLFAGPAINISAVFLTARVLGWDLGLARLIATLTTAILIGLVMEVIFQERGTGDIVNSSDQSSPDDLRTWIFFFLQLTFLVFSTLKVSKALKIWLLVTTGSIILYMALFMLKRDERAHWLSETLDFAKRILPYLFLGVFIAGILTKVVSERLITLVLGRNDFFSSLLASIIGAFTYFATLTEVPIVQALQQLGMAKGPTLALLMAGNSISLPSMIVITKLIGKRRAFVYFGLVVFFSAISGFVYGLMG
- a CDS encoding thioredoxin family protein translates to MIEKVEVFGRGCPKCKQTVKILEMAISELGLNVQVEKVEDLTEIVNRGIVSTPAVAINGKVVISGRIPTLEEVKELLSKEA
- a CDS encoding pyridoxal phosphate-dependent aminotransferase, with the translated sequence MISKRALETPASPIRRLVPYADEARKRGIHIYYLNIGQPDIKTPKVWYEYIEKYKPEVVAYTHSQGLLELREAFAQYYKRHNIHVTPDEIMITNGGSEAIMFALGVVCDPGDEVITIEPFYANYMGFAAYLNVKLVPVTAHPEDGYRLPPMEEFEKVVSPRTKAILFSNPSNPTGTVYTYEEMKQIVDFAKKHNLVIISDEVYREFTFDGRKHVSAFYFEGIEDQLIMVDSISKRYSACGARIGTFVTKNKEFYKNALKFAQARLCPAETTQFGAIGLLTLDESYTNEVRDEYQRRRDATYEAMKDIPGVVVHKPEGAFYLAAKLPVDNAEEFIIWMLKEFNVDGKTTMVSPLSGFYATPGAGLSEIRIAYVLEADKLADAVRILGKGIEEYNKHKK
- a CDS encoding IMPACT family protein, encoding MDVERFKTIEGRVERTIKIERSEFIATLSYAETDEDARTFISEISKKYKDATHNCPAYRILTVNGIVEFSSDAGEPSGTAGVPMLNVLRREGLLNVAVVVTRYFGGVKLGIRGLIEAYSRSVEEVVRYAKELGQIIVKKRAYKQKLKIDFPSYGKKMQQLAYMGVNILDISYDEHYAYVEVLTESSLDLPEVIETAEVYVRE
- the yfcE gene encoding phosphodiesterase; the encoded protein is MKFLVISDTHGSVKAWEDISKLFNLKEFDAIFHLGDVFYHGPRNPFPEKYSPKDLAEELKKHSINYIRGNCDADVDLKVLELPEVPKVSMEYFGDFAVLMTHGEIFEENDIKDFLSDKNVHFLFHGHTHVAKIEEIDGKVVMNPGSPSLPKGDTPRSVLVIEIENETFAAKFYDLDSGQVYMQAKWTLKDSKLSRVE
- a CDS encoding histidine triad nucleotide-binding protein, whose product is MADCVFCKIIDGQIPSEKVHEDEDFIVIKDIRPVAPVHLLVIYKKHVPTVTELQVEDSQKLWRLFEVIKKVTKEQGLESFRIVQNNGKDAGQEIPHIHFHVIGGRRLGHIG